From the Marivivens sp. LCG002 genome, the window CCCGGATCGATTCCGATCACCCGCATGCTCTGCCCCTTGTTTTTGTTCTGGAACAAGGACTAGCACAAAACAAGAACACCCGCCAAGCCCTTTGTCCATCGCCTATTCGCGACCCTTCGAAAACGGCATACGACACCCAGTCTCGGGTTTGCCCGAAAACCAAGCAAAACAAAGGCGATTTGCACGAAATGAGGCATGCTGTGAATGCATAAGAACTATGCAAAAACACCTTCTAGTGCTGCGCTGCAGCAAAGTTTATCTGCCGCTCGAAACGAATTTTGGTCAGCGTTTGACCCACAGGAGATTGTCCGATGATCGAAGTAAACCAGTCCCGCGCCCTCAGCCCTCGCGCGTTCTATATCGCCTATGTCGCCTGCCTTGATGCCATTGATGCGGTCAAGCAAGCCTATGCCCGCCACAAGACCAAGCGCGAACTCGAAGCGCTCAGCGACCACGAGCTTGCCGATATCGGCCTCACGCGCTCGATGATCGACAAAATCTGATCAGTCGGCGGAAACGAACGTCGCTATCCGAGAGGTTAAGGGGTCGATCTTGAGAAGAGCGGCCCCTATTTGCTCGGGCAAGGTCCCCTGAGCCATCGCAAGAC encodes:
- a CDS encoding DUF1127 domain-containing protein — its product is MIEVNQSRALSPRAFYIAYVACLDAIDAVKQAYARHKTKRELEALSDHELADIGLTRSMIDKI